From a single candidate division KSB1 bacterium genomic region:
- a CDS encoding HU family DNA-binding protein — MASAGPMTKGQLIKHFAEKFDMTRAQSMEWFQELARLAAKEAKRGFTIPDIGKLVVVKRKARMGRNPQTGEAIKIPAKTVLKFRIAKAAKDAALKN, encoded by the coding sequence ATGGCAAGCGCAGGTCCCATGACCAAAGGACAATTGATCAAGCATTTTGCCGAAAAGTTCGATATGACGCGTGCGCAATCCATGGAGTGGTTTCAGGAGCTGGCCCGCCTGGCGGCCAAGGAGGCCAAGCGCGGCTTCACCATCCCCGACATCGGCAAACTGGTGGTGGTCAAGCGCAAGGCACGCATGGGACGCAACCCGCAGACGGGCGAAGCGATCAAGATTCCCGCCAAAACCGTGCTCAAATTTCGCATTGCCAAAGCCGCCAAAGACGCGGCGCTCAAAAACTGA